ATTTCAAGAAAGACTGCAAAGAGGATCTACTTGTCGTCCTTTGGATTGTCTTCTTGATCCTCCACATAATATTTCAGCATCGACAGTTTATTCTCCCAGAAGCGGTCGAAATAAGCCAGCCAATCCTTTAATTCCTTAAGCGGTTCGGCATCCAGCCGATAGCGCGTTTCGCGTCCAACCTTGCGGTCCTGCACAAGGCCCGCTTCCCCCAGGATTCGGAGATGCTTGGAAACGGCGGTCCGCGTCATGGAGAAGTGCCCTGTAATTTCTTTAACCGGCATTTCTTTATCACTTAACAAGCCAAGCAGCTTACGGCGTGTCGGATCTGCGATAGCTTGATAAACATCATGCTTCGGAGCGGCTCGCGACATGGGATTAGGCCTCAACGTATCCCGCAAGCTTCTGAACAATGCCTGCCCAGCCGTTGTCCATACGCCCCCGCACGATATCGTGTGCTTCCCCGAACTCGGTCACTTGATCCGCTGTCCATCCGCCGTGAATGAGCGTAAATTCCGTATGATCTCCCTGCTGTACCAGTTCGAACGTAACACTCCAATCCTTGCCCCAGTTAAAAGACAAGCGGTTGGGCTCGTCAATAAGCGTGACCTTGCATGGTGAATTGCCGAAAGGGCCTGCATTCAATTGAAACTCAAAGCCTTCCACCGGCTCAAAATTGTTAGGCATAAACCAGGCTGAAATTCCTTCAGCCGTTGCCACGGCTTTCCACACCTTCTCGATGGGCGCTTTCAGCACCAGCGTATGACGAATATCCGGCAGCTTGCCGTTTGATGCGTTGTCCATATCACATAAACCTCACTCATGTTTAATATTATGAAACCATTTGGTTTCCCTTATTGCATTATAGGACACCAAATGGTTTTACGTCAAATAACAATATTCACCTGTTACCCAATCAGCGCACCCTATTGTCCAGCCTCCCTTAAAGCCTTGTAAACCAGGCAGCTTGCCAACTTCTCATGGCCTAGAGCTCGCTAGGACTGAGCCGGGTAGGTCTTGTTCAAGAAGGCAATCGATTCGCGAATCAGCTGCTTTAGGACCTCCACATCAATATCTGCCACTTTATTAATATACACGCAGCCTTTCCCGGCCGTATGTTTACCGAAACTCGGCAACAGCTCCTCCCGCTTCTCATCGCCCGGCGCAAAATACAGGCTGATCTTCGCCTTGCGCGGCGAGAAACCTACCAACGGCGCATCG
This Paenibacillus sp. JZ16 DNA region includes the following protein-coding sequences:
- a CDS encoding SRPBCC family protein translates to MDNASNGKLPDIRHTLVLKAPIEKVWKAVATAEGISAWFMPNNFEPVEGFEFQLNAGPFGNSPCKVTLIDEPNRLSFNWGKDWSVTFELVQQGDHTEFTLIHGGWTADQVTEFGEAHDIVRGRMDNGWAGIVQKLAGYVEA
- a CDS encoding DUF1801 domain-containing protein, with translation MYEQKTKETDHSVVEFIEQVDSPKKREDAYRLLEIFEETSGFPAKMWGPSIIGFGSYHYRYATGHEGDAPLVGFSPRKAKISLYFAPGDEKREELLPSFGKHTAGKGCVYINKVADIDVEVLKQLIRESIAFLNKTYPAQS
- a CDS encoding ArsR/SmtB family transcription factor, with the protein product MSRAAPKHDVYQAIADPTRRKLLGLLSDKEMPVKEITGHFSMTRTAVSKHLRILGEAGLVQDRKVGRETRYRLDAEPLKELKDWLAYFDRFWENKLSMLKYYVEDQEDNPKDDK